From a single Elgaria multicarinata webbii isolate HBS135686 ecotype San Diego chromosome 18, rElgMul1.1.pri, whole genome shotgun sequence genomic region:
- the CDK2AP1 gene encoding cyclin-dependent kinase 2-associated protein 1 isoform X1 — MSLLLLGMSYKPNLNAHIAAAAPISQAGSVHSPSTSMAGAGQYRQLINDYGPPSLGYTQGVQQGNSSSQVPQSKYAELLAIIEELGKEIRPTYAGSKSAMERLKRGIIHARGLVRECLAETERNARS; from the exons ATGTCGCTGCTGCTGCTCGGCATGTCTTACAAGCCAAACTTGAACGCGCACATCGCCGCGGCGGCTCCCATCAGCCAAG CCGGGAGCGTCCACTCTCCGTCCACAAGCATGGCGGGGGCGGGGCAGTACAGGCAGCTGATCAATGACTATGGGCCGCCGTCTCTGGGCTACACGCAAGGAGTGCAG CAGGGAAATAGCAGCAGTCAAGTGCCGCAGAGCAAATACGCCGAACTTTTGGCCATCATAGAAGAATTAGGAAAAGAGATCAGGCCCACCTATGCTGGCAGCAAGAGCGCCATGGAGAGGCTAAAGCGAG GCATCATTCATGCGAGAGGACTAGTCCGAGAGTGTCTGGCAGAGACTGAGCGGAATGCCAGGTcctag
- the CDK2AP1 gene encoding cyclin-dependent kinase 2-associated protein 1 isoform X2 — MSLLLLGMSYKPNLNAHIAAAAPISQAGSVHSPSTSMAGAGQYRQLINDYGPPSLGYTQGVQGNSSSQVPQSKYAELLAIIEELGKEIRPTYAGSKSAMERLKRGIIHARGLVRECLAETERNARS; from the exons ATGTCGCTGCTGCTGCTCGGCATGTCTTACAAGCCAAACTTGAACGCGCACATCGCCGCGGCGGCTCCCATCAGCCAAG CCGGGAGCGTCCACTCTCCGTCCACAAGCATGGCGGGGGCGGGGCAGTACAGGCAGCTGATCAATGACTATGGGCCGCCGTCTCTGGGCTACACGCAAGGAGTGCAG GGAAATAGCAGCAGTCAAGTGCCGCAGAGCAAATACGCCGAACTTTTGGCCATCATAGAAGAATTAGGAAAAGAGATCAGGCCCACCTATGCTGGCAGCAAGAGCGCCATGGAGAGGCTAAAGCGAG GCATCATTCATGCGAGAGGACTAGTCCGAGAGTGTCTGGCAGAGACTGAGCGGAATGCCAGGTcctag
- the CDK2AP1 gene encoding cyclin-dependent kinase 2-associated protein 1 isoform X3 codes for MAGAGQYRQLINDYGPPSLGYTQGVQQGNSSSQVPQSKYAELLAIIEELGKEIRPTYAGSKSAMERLKRGIIHARGLVRECLAETERNARS; via the exons ATGGCGGGGGCGGGGCAGTACAGGCAGCTGATCAATGACTATGGGCCGCCGTCTCTGGGCTACACGCAAGGAGTGCAG CAGGGAAATAGCAGCAGTCAAGTGCCGCAGAGCAAATACGCCGAACTTTTGGCCATCATAGAAGAATTAGGAAAAGAGATCAGGCCCACCTATGCTGGCAGCAAGAGCGCCATGGAGAGGCTAAAGCGAG GCATCATTCATGCGAGAGGACTAGTCCGAGAGTGTCTGGCAGAGACTGAGCGGAATGCCAGGTcctag
- the MTRFR gene encoding mitochondrial translation release factor in rescue, whose amino-acid sequence MPPSSFLLLANSLTRLHGFPRTPGLWEKQCFLFPRWPGPLLLEARKKSSGDLLVLNEADLEEQCVRGSGPGGQATNKTNNCVVLKHLPSGIVVKCHQTRSLEQNRKRAREILQEKVDIFYKGESSDVVKEKRESEKKKQEKKRRAKENLERKKHLKEMQTLDDQ is encoded by the exons ATGCCTCCTTCAAGTTTCCTGCTCTTGGCAAACTCGTTGACTAGACTTCATGGTTTCCCTCGGACACCAGGGCTTTGGGAGAAGCAGTGTTTTTTATTTCCTCGGTGGCCCGGACCGTTGCTCCTTGAAGCGAGGAAGAAGAGTTCTGGGGACCTCCTGGTTCTAAATGAGGCAGACCTGGAAGAACAGTGTGTCCGTGGCTCTGGGCCAGGAGGCCAAGCCACGAATAAAACCAACAACTGTGTGGTCCTGAAGCATCTTCCCTCAGGGATTGTAGTCAAG TGCCATCAGACGAGATCGCTAGAGCAGAACCGCAAAAGAGCTAGAGAGATCCTCCAGGAGAAAGTTGACATTTTCTACAAAGGTGAAAGCAGCGATGTTGTTAAAGAAAAACGGGAATCAGAGAAGAAAAagcaagagaagaagaggcgagcaaaGGAAAACCTTGAAAGGAAAAAGCATTTGAAAGAAATGCAAACGTTGGATGACCAATAG